A window of Halobacillus naozhouensis genomic DNA:
GAACACAATGAAAATAAAGTACAAAATAAAATTGGAAAAGCTAATATTTTAAGAGAAGGAAATGATTTAACCATAATTGCTTGCGGGATAGAGGTTAATGAAGCTTTAAAGGCGGCTAATCAACTAAAGGAACAAGGAATTAATGCTAGAGTCATAGATATGCATACCATTAAGCCAATAGACACAGAAGCTATTTTAAATGCCGCAGAAGATACTGGAGCAGTGCTAACTGTCGAAGAACATAATGTCCAAGGAGGACTTGGAAGCGCAGTATCTGAAATACTGATGGAGTCGGACCTCAATTGTAAATTTAAACGCCATGGTTTTTATGATGAATATTCATTAATAGGTAAGCCTTATCATCTTTACAAGCATTATAAACTTGACGGAGAAGGCATTGCGTCTGTTGCTAAAGAGTTTTTAGGATAACTTATACTTCGTAAGTTGAAGCAGGAAGAGGGGAAAATAATGAATTTTGAAGACCAAGTTGTGCTTATAACCGGAGCAGGTTCTAAGATGGGGATTGGAAGAGAAACAGCAAGGCAAGTGAGTAAAAGAGGAGCATCGGTTGTTTTAGCTGACATCGATGAAAACGGATTGGAATCCGCTTTTGATGAAATAAATCAATACAATAATGGTAAAACAATGACAATTAAATTAGATGTTACAAATAAGGATGAGGTGGACAAATCTGTTAAGCAAATCATAGAAAGGTTTGGCGAAATAGATATTTTAGTTAATAATGCTGGTACCTCGCGCCCTACACGTATATTGGATATACCAGAGGAAGAATGGGATTTAATTTTTAATATTAATATGAAGGGGATTTTCTTTCTGACTCAGGCAGTGCTTCCTTATATGAAGGAGGCTAACTACGGTCGTATTGTCAATTTAAGTTCAGTCTCAGGAAAAAGAGGAGGCGGCATATTTGGGGGATCACATTATTCTGCTTCTAAAGCAGCAGTTACAGGCTTTTCCAAAGCAGTAGCTAGGGAAATGGCAGAATTCGGAATAACCTGTAATACTGTTGCTCCCGGGTTAGTAGGAGGAACGAATATTACAGATGGCTTAATGACTACTGAAAAAGAAACCTCTATAAAGGAAGGAATTCCTGTTGGCAGAGTAGGAAAAGTCGAAGATATTGCCTATTCCATTGCCTTTTTAGCATCGACGGGAGCAAGTTATATTACAGGAGAAGAACTCGATATTAATGGAGGATCTCATATCGATTAGTTTTTTACTAGGCAACCAGAAAATTTTCTTCATAGGGGGTCTGGTTGCCTATGTTAAATTATTTATCTTAAAATGTAACCGCTATCATCCGTTGAGGTTTAAATTCGATTATTTTATTCAATCACTTGGTTAAACCATTAACTTACCGAGGGATTTAACAAATTTAGAAAACCTTTGTTCAGTCTTGAATTCGCAGAAGCTGTAAAGAGAAATAAACCACTAGGTTATCTGAATATTAACGTTAACGAATCCTAGACCTGTTTCCTACAGGTCTTAATAGATCCATGAGTAGCAGTTGGAGCTTTTAAATTATGTAATTCTGAAACTAATTCAAGATTAAATAAAAAAGGGGGATGGACGTGCCAAATTCAGTATGGGTTATCATTGTTGCAGCTCTAGCAATTGTGTTATTGATCTTTCTAGTGTTGCGATTGAAGATGAATGAAGTTATCGCTTTGCTTTTAGTTAGTATTCTTGTAGGTATTGGCGTAGGAATGTCACCTGCCAAAATATATGAGGTTATGGAAGAAGGAATGGGAAGTACTCTTGGCTTTCTTGCGATTGTAATTGGGGTGGGGGCAATGTTCGGGGAAGTTCTTAAAGTATCTGGGGGAGCTGAACGATTATCTTTAACGTTGTTTCAAAAATTTGGTGAAAGCAAGGTGAATTGGTCGCTCGGGTTTGTAGGAATGATTGTTGCCATCCCAATATTTTTTGAAGTAGCGATCGTCATTTTTGCTCCCATCGTACACAGTTTGACTCAAAATACGAAAAAATCTATATTGTATTTTTGTGTTCCTTTAGTGATAGGAATCGCAGTTACATTTTCTATGATTCCTCCAGCTTCGGGGGCGCTGGCAGGAGCAGCTGTATTGGGAGCCGATTTAGGATGGATGATTCTTTTCGGATTGCTTGTAGGAATACCGACTATGATCATAGGCGGCCCAATTTTCGGTAGCTTTATCGCTAAAAAAGTCCAGGTTGAAGCCCCCATGAGGGAAATAGCTGCTACCGCAGAAGAAAATGACCATAAGGAACTTCCAAGTTTCATTAATGTAGTCTGGCTGATTCTTCTTCCACTATTATTGATGGTTAGCAAAACCATTGCTGAAAATACATTGGGAGAAGGTAATTTAGTCAGAGAAATACTAACTGTAATCGGTCATCCATTTGGAGCATTGTTGATTGTTGCTCTTTTAACTATGCATTTTTTTGGAACAAAAAGAGGTTATTCTCGAGAGGACGTTCGTCAAGTTACTACAAAAGCACTCGAACCTGCGGGACTTATTATTTTAATTACCGGTGCTGGTGCAGTTTTCGGCGAAGTTCTAGTAAGTTCAGGAATTAGTGATATTATTGCTGCTGCTATTGCTGAATCAAACTTACCGCTTGTATTATTTGCCTTTTTGACTGCAGCACTTATTCGTATTGCTCAGGGTTCTGGGACAGTGGCTATACTAACAGCTTCAAGTCTGATCTTGCCTATTGTTGAAAAAAACCCGGTCTCAGAACCAATGCTAGCACTAATTGCTGTAACAATTGGCTGCGGTGCTCTTATGACTTCTCATGTAAATGATTCATCTTTCTGGCTGTTTAAACGTTTCTTTGGGCTTACTGAATTGGAAACCTTAAAGTCATGGACGATTGCTACAGGAATTACTTCAATTACCGGGTTTGCAATATGCCTTACAGTAAGCATGTTCTTGTAAAGTTTAATTATTGCGGCTGTCTTTTACTAGAAGCTGTTGAGGAACCAAGCCTACAGATGAAATGATGGCGCCAAGACGAAACTATATGAGTTACCTCTACAAAAAAGAAATGTAAAATTAAAAAGCATGAGGCCGACTGAACTATACCCCGAATAATGGAACTATAAAAAAAGTGCCATTATTCGGGGTTTTTTATTTCATGACCTCGAATGTCCCTTTATAATCGAAATAACAAATACGAGCGAGGTTATTTATATGTCCAAAATTATGTTTACTGAATCTCAGAGGAAAGAGTTAGAGTTGTATACACCACAGTAGAGAAGTTAATGGAACGCGAAAACTTTATTCCTCATCCGGAATGTCTCCTTCACTCGGACCAGGGCGTCCACTATACACATCCTGAATTCCAGAAGAGAGTGAAAGCATTCGGATTCGATCAGTCGATGTCCCGTCGTGGAAACTGTTGGGATAACGCCCCGATGGAGTCATTCTTCGGGCACATGAAGGATGAGATTAACTTCAAAGCGTGTTTGTCTTTAGTTGAAGTAAAGCAAGCGATTGAAGAATATATGGAATACTATAATCATCAGCGTTAACAATGGTCTCTACAAAAAATGACCCCGGTCCAATACCGAGGCCATCTATTAGCAGCTTAGCGCTTTTTATTAAACTGTCCATTTTCAGGGGTACAGTTCAGACAGCCCCATGCTTTTTAATTTGCTTGTACTTTCTTCTTTTTACGAGCTTTTTCTTTTTCGATCTGTTTACTACGAAGCTGACCGCATGCTGCATCAATGTCGGTTCCGTGCTCAGTACGGACACCACACTTTATTCCACGGTCCATTAAAGTCTGATAGAAGGTAAGGATCGCTTCTTTCTCACTCCGTTCGTACGGATTATCTGCGACCGGATTGTACGGAATTAAGTTAACGTACGATAAGTGGCGCTTATCGTTTAGTAAATCGGCCAACTGTTCCGCTTCTTTCTTATGATCATTCACATCTTTTAACAAAATATATTCAAAGGTAATACGCCGGTTTGTCTTTTCTAAATAGTAATCGATCGCCGGCATTAATTTTTCTAATGGGTAGGCCCGATTGATTTTCATAATTTTTGTACGCAGTTCGTTGTTCGGCGCATGGATGGAAAGAGCCAGGTTGATTTGGATACCTTCATCCGCAAATTCGTACATTTTCGGCGCGATTCCACTTGTAGAGACAGTGATGTGACGAGCACCAATCGATAAACCTTTTTGATCGTTGACTACACGTAAGAAGTCAATCAAGTTATCATAGTTATCGAATGGTTCACCAATTCCCATCACGACAATGTGGCTGACACGTTCGTCTTGCCCTTGCGCATCTAGATGGTGCTGCACTTGCATAATTTGTTCGACAATCTCTCCGCTTGATAAGTCACGGTTTTTACGCAGGATTCCACTCGCGCAGAACGAGCAGCCGATGTTACAGCCGACCTGTGTGGTTACACAGACCGATAGACCGTAGTTGAAACGCATAAGCACCGTTTCGATTACGTTACCGTCGTCTAGTTTAAATAGGAATTTAACCGTTCCGTCTTTTGATTCCTGTTTAATTTCTTCCGTTAGTGTTTCTATTGTAAAATGCCGATCGAGAAGGTCGATGCATGATTGGTTCACATTTTTCATCTGTGTGAAATCTGTGACACGTTTCTGGTAGAGCCAGTCCCAAACTTGCTTTGAGCGGAACTTCTTTTCACCGTGGTCGATCAGCCAATCCGTCAGTTGGTCAAAAGTTAATCCGTAAATGGATTGTTTCATATATACGCTCCTCTATAAAAAAATACGCTATTCCTATAATAATGGATTTACAGACTGTAAACAACCAGTATGGGAAAGTCTGAATTTTATTTTAAATTCCTTTATATACTAAGTGAACATAAAATTCTTTTACTAATGACGTCGTGAAAGCTGTGTTTATTCGTTAAGATTTTTCAGCCCTATTGAACTCTTGGGCCTAGCTGCAGCTTAGTTTATTAACTCTCATTAAAAGAAGTAATTAATTTTCAGTTAATTAACAGAGGGGATAATGGTCGAACAAGGTGGTTATTCTCTTTCAATCGAAAAATAGCTATTAGGGCTCTGTAGCTCATTTTAAACCATGGGCTTTCAAATTTGATAAAAACACCTATAACGGGCTTTTTTTACGAAAAGTTTTACTTTTGACAAGTAATACTATTCTGCGGTACTATATACCAGTAATAAGTAATACAGAATACTTGTTTTACAGAGTACCAAAAAATATAGCTTCATACAAATGGAGGAAACATGGAAAATTTTAGAGAAATGCTCAAAGGGGTGCTCGAAGGTTGTGTGCTTGAGATCATCAGCCGTGGCGAAACTTACGGCTATGAAATTACTCAACAACTACGTGAACTTGGCTTCACTGATGTGGTTGAAGGCACAGTTTATACGATTACCATGCGGCTTGAGAAAAACAATCTGGTGAACATCGAGAAAAAGCCATCGACTATGGGACCACCGAGAAAATTTTACACACTCAATGAAGCAGGGCAAGAGCGTCTTGAAACTTTTTGGGGAAAATGGGAATTCGTCTCAAGCAAAATTAACGAACTCAAAACTAAAAAAAATCAAAAGGAGAAATAATATGAGTATTTTTGAAAAAATTATCGGAAGTCTGGATGCCAAGCGGGAATGGAAGGCGCTGGAGGCACGTTCGAAGGCACTTCCAAGTGAGTATTGCAATGCTTACAATGCTATCAAAAAATATATGTGGACCTCTGGTGGCCCCTTAGAATGGAAGGACATCAGCCGTATATTTGGCGGCATTCTTGACCTTTTCGAGGAAGGTGCAGCGGACGGCAAGAAGGTCACTGACCTAACGGGTGAGGACATGGCCGCTTTCTGCGACGAGCTATTGAAGGACGAGAAAACCTGGAGAGACAAATATCGCACGAAGTTGAACGATACGATTGGTCGTGGCTAATGGCGAAACCCTAGGGGTTTTGTCTAGCAACGAGAATAACCGTGCAAACCTGAAAATATCGTTCGAGTTTAGACTGTACTAAAAACATTACCGATTTCGCCAAGTATCGTGAAGATTTGGAAGATTGTATCATAAAGCAGTTGGGAAAATTCGATAAATAATACTGACTGAATAGCTGGTTATGAATGAGAATGGCAACCTTCACTATTCAGTTTTATTTTTAATCTGGTAAGAAGTTTTCCGGAGGCGATTTCGGAATAACGGAAAAAACTTTATTCCGGCAAATTCTTCAAAGTGATGAACATTCATTGTGTAAAGTAGGAGAAAGGAAGTAATTTCCTGAATACTCTGTTGCATTAATTTTCCGAAAATTGTATAATATATAATCATTGAGAAAAGGAGGTCACGACCATGGAAAAACGAATTGTACGATCCCAATCCAATTTCATATGGTTCGTGGCCAGCCGGTAAACCTAGTCCTTCCATGAGAATAGGTGCATAGCGGGTCACGTGTGTTCGTGGCCTTTTTATGTGTTAGGGAAAGCATACGTCACGTACGTATGCTTTTTTTACGTTTATTCGGCTTTTCGAGAGGCACCTAGCCTAGTGAGTCTAAACGCTCTTATCGCTTTTTCTGGTGTTTAGCGGCTGCGGCCGCTTCACATAAATACATGTTCACAGGAGGTTTTTATGAAATGAGTAACATATGGACGCGCAAAGAATGGAACGAAGATTGGAAAGAAAGCGGTTAGCTAGTGAACAGATGAAAGGATGATAGCGATGTTTAGTGTGTTAGTAAAATTAAGCTGGTTTTTTAAGCAGTATTGGAAAAGGTATACGTTTGCCATTATCGCCTTGATAATTGTCAGTGCGATTGATTTAATCCCGCCAAAATTAGTCGGGATGGCGATCGATGAAATCCAATTTAACACGTTAACGATGGAGCACTTAATCGATGTTCTGCTTTTATATGGCGGATTGATTATTGCCAGTTATACGATTTCTTATTTATGGGATTATACATTATTCAGCGGGGCAGCCATCATGGAGCGCAGTATGCGTTCAAAACTTATGAACCAATTTCTTAAAATGACCCCGACTTTTTTCCGGAGAAATAAGGTCGGCGACTTAATGGCGCGTAGTACCAATGATCTCACCGCAATTCAAATGACGGCTGGCTTTGGAATATTGACTTTAGTAGATTCCACGATTTTCATGATTTTAATTGTAGCGATGATGGGATTTACGATTAGTTTTAAACTGACGTTGGCCGCACTGCTTCCACTTCCGATCATGGCTATTGTCATGAATAAGTATGGTGGTGTGATTCATAGGCGGTTTATGGATGCTCAAGAATCGTTCGGTCGTTTAAATAATTATGTACTGGAATCAGTGAGAGGCGTGCGGGTTGTCAGAGCGTTTGTACAGGAACGCCAGGACCAGCAGAGATTTCAGCATATAACCGAAGACGTATATGGAAAAAATGTCAAAGTGGCTAAGGTGGATGCGCTGTTTGAGCCAACTATTACCGTGCTTGTAGGAATCTCCTACACGATTGGTCTTGGCTACGGGGCCTCACTTGTTTTTCACAATGTGATTACGCTCGGTGAGATGGTTTCTTTTAACGTATATTTAGGGATGTTAATTTGGCCAATGTTTGCGGTCGGCGAGTTGATCAATGTGATGCAGAGAGGAAATGCCTCGCTGGATCGTGTCAATGAGACGCTGCAGTATAAGCCTGATGTTTTGTCACCCAATAAACCGAGAAGACTCGACTATCCCGATACGATCGAGTTTAAAGGAGTGGATTTCCAATACCCAGGGGCAGAGGTCGAAGGATTAAGCCAATTGAATGTGTCGATCAAACGCGGGCAGACGATTGGAATTGTTGGGAAGACCGGTGCGGGTAAAACCACTCTGTTTAGACAGCTTCTCCGTGAATATCCCGGGCTCAAAGGTTCGCTGCAAATTAACGGCATCGATATCCAGGACCTGGACTTAGATACGACACGATCTTGGATTGGTTATGTCCCACAAGAGCAAATTTTGTTCTCTAAGACCATTCGCGAAAACATTCAGTTTGGTAAAAAAGATGCGACGGATGAGGAGATTTATCGAGTCATGCGGTTAGCCCATTTTCTAGAAGATATGAAAATTTTACCGAAAGGGCTCGATACCATGGTCGGAGAAAGCGGGGTCACTCTCTCCGGTGGGCAAAAACAAAGGGTAGCCATCGCGCGTGCTTTCATCATGGACCCGGAAATTCTCATGCTTGATGATGCGATGTCCGCTGTGGATGGAGAAACAGAGGCGGCCATCATCGAACATCTTCGTAAGGAACGAGAAGGAAAAACAACATTGATTGCTGCCCATCGATTGTCAGCGGTGACTCACGCAGATCATATTCTTGTTCTTGAAGATGGCCGGATTGCAGAGCAAGGCACACATCGGGAGCTAATGAAGCTGAAAGGCTGGTATCAGACGCAATATGATCATCAGCAGTTGGATCGGGAGGTGAAGGAATGAAGAAGCCCTCAACAGAACGTAAATTATTAAATTTTGCTTTATTATACCGAAAGAATATCCTAATTGGACTGCTTTGTTTAGTCATTGCGGTTGCTTTGGAGCTTACGGGGCCCTTTATTGCCAAACGGCTGATTGATGAACATATCGTCGGTATCGAAGACCAGTGGCATGAAGTGGAACAGCCGGATGCCTACACGGTCTCTTATAATGGAGAACTTTATAAACGTGCGGACCGCATAGAAGAGGGGGATGAAGTTACAGACACCGCAACCATACTACAAGTGGGCAGAGATTATATGTTTGTCCCGTCTTCTGTACCCTTGACAGGCAGCCGCTCCTATCAAGATGGAATCATCACCATTACCCTAAATGGCGAAACGTTTAAAGCAGAAGCAAAGCAATTGTCTTTATCGGAGCTGTATCGTTTCTTTGAACCCGAGCAGCGATCCATCTACTGGCTGCTCGCGATCTACCTGGGGCTTCTGTTCATTGCAGCTGTTTTTCAATTCATTCACACATTTATTTTGCAAAAGACGTCTAACCGTATCATTAAGCGAATGAGGGATGACGTATTTGCTCATATTCACCGTTTACCAGTGAATTACTTTATCGATCAGCCGGCAGGAAAGATTGTGGCCAGAGTGACTAACGATACAGAGGCGATACGAGAGCTTTACGTCAAGGTGCTCGCTACATTTGTTACAAGTGTTTTTTACATGGCAGGGATCTACGTTGCCCTGTTTTTGTTAGATGTGAAGCTTGCTTTGATGTGTTTGCTGCTCATCCCG
This region includes:
- a CDS encoding SDR family NAD(P)-dependent oxidoreductase: MMNFEDQVVLITGAGSKMGIGRETARQVSKRGASVVLADIDENGLESAFDEINQYNNGKTMTIKLDVTNKDEVDKSVKQIIERFGEIDILVNNAGTSRPTRILDIPEEEWDLIFNINMKGIFFLTQAVLPYMKEANYGRIVNLSSVSGKRGGGIFGGSHYSASKAAVTGFSKAVAREMAEFGITCNTVAPGLVGGTNITDGLMTTEKETSIKEGIPVGRVGKVEDIAYSIAFLASTGASYITGEELDINGGSHID
- a CDS encoding gluconate:H+ symporter, with translation MDVPNSVWVIIVAALAIVLLIFLVLRLKMNEVIALLLVSILVGIGVGMSPAKIYEVMEEGMGSTLGFLAIVIGVGAMFGEVLKVSGGAERLSLTLFQKFGESKVNWSLGFVGMIVAIPIFFEVAIVIFAPIVHSLTQNTKKSILYFCVPLVIGIAVTFSMIPPASGALAGAAVLGADLGWMILFGLLVGIPTMIIGGPIFGSFIAKKVQVEAPMREIAATAEENDHKELPSFINVVWLILLPLLLMVSKTIAENTLGEGNLVREILTVIGHPFGALLIVALLTMHFFGTKRGYSREDVRQVTTKALEPAGLIILITGAGAVFGEVLVSSGISDIIAAAIAESNLPLVLFAFLTAALIRIAQGSGTVAILTASSLILPIVEKNPVSEPMLALIAVTIGCGALMTSHVNDSSFWLFKRFFGLTELETLKSWTIATGITSITGFAICLTVSMFL
- the rlmN gene encoding 23S rRNA (adenine(2503)-C(2))-methyltransferase RlmN, translating into MKQSIYGLTFDQLTDWLIDHGEKKFRSKQVWDWLYQKRVTDFTQMKNVNQSCIDLLDRHFTIETLTEEIKQESKDGTVKFLFKLDDGNVIETVLMRFNYGLSVCVTTQVGCNIGCSFCASGILRKNRDLSSGEIVEQIMQVQHHLDAQGQDERVSHIVVMGIGEPFDNYDNLIDFLRVVNDQKGLSIGARHITVSTSGIAPKMYEFADEGIQINLALSIHAPNNELRTKIMKINRAYPLEKLMPAIDYYLEKTNRRITFEYILLKDVNDHKKEAEQLADLLNDKRHLSYVNLIPYNPVADNPYERSEKEAILTFYQTLMDRGIKCGVRTEHGTDIDAACGQLRSKQIEKEKARKKKKVQAN
- a CDS encoding PadR family transcriptional regulator, with translation MENFREMLKGVLEGCVLEIISRGETYGYEITQQLRELGFTDVVEGTVYTITMRLEKNNLVNIEKKPSTMGPPRKFYTLNEAGQERLETFWGKWEFVSSKINELKTKKNQKEK
- a CDS encoding DUF1048 domain-containing protein, yielding MSIFEKIIGSLDAKREWKALEARSKALPSEYCNAYNAIKKYMWTSGGPLEWKDISRIFGGILDLFEEGAADGKKVTDLTGEDMAAFCDELLKDEKTWRDKYRTKLNDTIGRG
- a CDS encoding ABC transporter ATP-binding protein, which codes for MFSVLVKLSWFFKQYWKRYTFAIIALIIVSAIDLIPPKLVGMAIDEIQFNTLTMEHLIDVLLLYGGLIIASYTISYLWDYTLFSGAAIMERSMRSKLMNQFLKMTPTFFRRNKVGDLMARSTNDLTAIQMTAGFGILTLVDSTIFMILIVAMMGFTISFKLTLAALLPLPIMAIVMNKYGGVIHRRFMDAQESFGRLNNYVLESVRGVRVVRAFVQERQDQQRFQHITEDVYGKNVKVAKVDALFEPTITVLVGISYTIGLGYGASLVFHNVITLGEMVSFNVYLGMLIWPMFAVGELINVMQRGNASLDRVNETLQYKPDVLSPNKPRRLDYPDTIEFKGVDFQYPGAEVEGLSQLNVSIKRGQTIGIVGKTGAGKTTLFRQLLREYPGLKGSLQINGIDIQDLDLDTTRSWIGYVPQEQILFSKTIRENIQFGKKDATDEEIYRVMRLAHFLEDMKILPKGLDTMVGESGVTLSGGQKQRVAIARAFIMDPEILMLDDAMSAVDGETEAAIIEHLRKEREGKTTLIAAHRLSAVTHADHILVLEDGRIAEQGTHRELMKLKGWYQTQYDHQQLDREVKE